A single genomic interval of Bradyrhizobium sp. AZCC 1693 harbors:
- a CDS encoding Bug family tripartite tricarboxylate transporter substrate binding protein, which produces MFALWKRYRHAAAVAPLVLAMIATAAAQTPYPSRNITLVLPFAAGSGTDTTTRLIGKELGTALGVSTVIDNKAGANGSIAASYVARSAPDGYTLFVTTNTSHSANPYLLKNMTYDPVKDFTPIARTGDLPFMLVIHPEIPANSVADLIALAKKEPGKYSYASGSSAAIVAGATFARLAGIDLLHVPYKSSPPALTDLIAGRVSMMFIDVPTGLPHVNAKALKALAVTTKKRSALLPDLPTMDDTVKGFDITSWQGYFGPANMPKDVVTRLNAEIRKVVERPDIKGQLAERGMEAFSGTPEEFDAFVKEQLKVWEKLITEAGIEKQ; this is translated from the coding sequence ATGTTCGCGTTATGGAAACGGTACCGGCACGCCGCCGCAGTGGCTCCCCTCGTGCTGGCGATGATCGCCACGGCTGCCGCGCAGACGCCCTACCCGAGCCGCAACATCACGCTGGTGCTGCCGTTCGCCGCCGGCAGCGGCACCGACACCACGACGCGCCTGATCGGGAAAGAACTCGGTACAGCCCTCGGCGTCAGCACGGTGATCGACAACAAGGCGGGCGCTAACGGTTCAATCGCGGCGAGCTATGTCGCGCGCTCCGCGCCCGACGGCTACACGCTGTTCGTGACGACGAACACGTCGCATTCGGCCAATCCGTATCTCTTGAAGAACATGACCTACGATCCGGTCAAGGATTTCACCCCGATCGCGCGGACCGGCGACCTGCCCTTCATGCTGGTGATCCATCCGGAGATTCCGGCCAATTCCGTGGCCGATCTGATCGCGCTCGCCAAGAAGGAGCCGGGCAAATACTCCTATGCCAGCGGCAGCTCAGCGGCGATCGTCGCGGGCGCGACCTTTGCCCGACTTGCCGGCATCGACCTGCTGCACGTTCCCTACAAGAGCTCGCCGCCGGCGCTGACCGACCTGATCGCCGGCCGCGTCTCGATGATGTTCATCGACGTTCCGACCGGCCTGCCCCACGTCAACGCCAAGGCGCTGAAGGCGCTGGCGGTCACGACCAAGAAGCGTTCGGCGCTGTTGCCCGATCTTCCGACCATGGACGATACGGTGAAGGGTTTTGATATCACCTCATGGCAGGGCTATTTCGGCCCGGCCAATATGCCCAAGGACGTCGTCACCAGGCTGAACGCGGAAATCCGCAAGGTGGTCGAACGGCCCGACATCAAGGGCCAGCTTGCTGAGCGCGGCATGGAAGCATTCTCCGGCACGCCGGAAGAGTTCGACGCCTTCGTGAAGGAGCAGCTCAAGGTTTGGGAGAAGCTGATCACGGAAGCGGGGATCGAGAAGCAGTAA
- a CDS encoding DMT family transporter, with protein sequence MTQPAPAPPALDPVRWLNNQPYLLLTLTSLFWAGNIVLARHVAGHVPPLTLSCVRWIGTFLILLPFAWPHLKQDWPVLRAHLPMMLFLSFVGFAYNNAISYWALQYTEALNALLIQSSGPLFVALWSLALFGIRLTGAQLAGITISLAGVLTIILRGDFGALASISFNRGDLMFASSLVSFALYSALIPRRPVTHALSLISFTTCCGALMLVPFSIWEYSTGVTLKFDMISMATLGYAVIFPSTLAYLFFNRGLALIGPNRAAPFFHLVPVFGSAMAILLLGEQLRLFHLVGYALVLAGVVIASRRASAKKA encoded by the coding sequence ATGACCCAGCCCGCACCAGCGCCGCCTGCCCTCGATCCGGTCCGGTGGCTGAACAACCAGCCTTATCTGCTGCTGACCCTGACCTCGCTGTTCTGGGCCGGCAACATCGTGCTGGCGCGCCATGTCGCGGGCCACGTGCCGCCGTTGACGCTGTCCTGCGTCCGCTGGATCGGCACCTTTCTGATCCTGCTGCCCTTTGCCTGGCCGCACCTGAAGCAGGATTGGCCGGTGCTGCGCGCGCATCTGCCGATGATGCTGTTTCTGTCGTTCGTCGGATTCGCCTACAACAATGCGATCTCCTACTGGGCCCTGCAATATACCGAGGCGCTGAACGCGCTTCTGATCCAGTCGTCGGGGCCGCTGTTTGTCGCGCTGTGGTCGCTGGCGCTGTTCGGCATCCGCCTCACCGGCGCGCAGCTCGCCGGCATCACCATTTCGCTCGCGGGCGTCTTGACCATCATCCTGCGCGGCGATTTTGGCGCGCTCGCCAGCATCAGCTTCAACCGCGGCGACCTGATGTTTGCAAGTTCCCTGGTGTCGTTCGCATTGTATTCGGCGCTGATCCCGCGCCGCCCGGTAACGCACGCGCTGTCGCTGATTTCATTCACCACCTGCTGCGGCGCGCTGATGCTGGTGCCGTTCTCGATCTGGGAATATTCGACCGGCGTCACGCTGAAATTCGACATGATCTCGATGGCGACGCTGGGCTATGCCGTGATCTTTCCCTCGACGCTGGCCTATCTGTTCTTCAACCGCGGGCTGGCGCTGATCGGGCCCAACCGCGCTGCGCCGTTCTTCCATCTAGTGCCGGTGTTCGGCTCGGCCATGGCGATCCTGCTGCTCGGCGAGCAATTGCGGTTATTCCATCTGGTGGGCTATGCGCTGGTGCTGGCCGGCGTGGTGATCGCCTCCAGGCGGGCGTCGGCGAAGAAGGCTTGA
- a CDS encoding TetR/AcrR family transcriptional regulator, translating into MKKRAYVSSVRSEAAAEKRDRVIEAAARLLREDASIARFSLDTVAKAAGVTRLTVYNQFGSRRGLLEAVFDDIARQGGLHEIADAMAMPDLLMALDRVVEIFCGFWARDAAIGRLHEAMATDPEFAEALLERNERRRKLVRMLVGRIAARTASRRAREEAVDMIFALTSYPMFAMLDRGRPTSEICHLAQTACRAAVDPLSR; encoded by the coding sequence ATGAAAAAGCGCGCCTATGTGAGTTCCGTGCGGTCAGAAGCCGCTGCGGAGAAGCGCGATCGCGTCATCGAAGCCGCGGCAAGATTGCTGCGCGAGGATGCGAGCATCGCGCGGTTTTCGCTGGACACAGTGGCGAAGGCAGCCGGCGTGACGCGGCTTACCGTCTACAATCAGTTCGGATCACGGCGCGGCCTGCTCGAAGCTGTGTTCGACGACATCGCCCGCCAGGGCGGGCTTCATGAAATCGCCGATGCCATGGCGATGCCGGATCTGCTGATGGCGCTGGATCGCGTGGTCGAAATCTTCTGCGGCTTCTGGGCCAGGGACGCCGCCATTGGCCGCCTCCACGAGGCGATGGCCACCGATCCCGAATTTGCAGAGGCGCTGCTCGAACGCAACGAGCGGCGGCGAAAGCTGGTCAGGATGCTGGTCGGACGCATCGCTGCGAGGACCGCATCGCGCCGCGCGCGCGAGGAAGCCGTCGACATGATCTTTGCGCTGACGAGCTACCCGATGTTTGCGATGCTCGACCGGGGGCGGCCGACCAGCGAGATCTGCCATCTGGCGCAAACGGCCTGCCGCGCGGCGGTTGATCCGCTGTCGCGCTAG
- a CDS encoding tripartite tricarboxylate transporter substrate binding protein, giving the protein MARSLNVLRGRWCALRYIAVAAVSLACLAPSVTAQSYPSRPIRLLHGFAAGGAADTMARIVSDGLSKRLGQPVLVEAKPGAGGNLAADAVAKSAPDGYTIGLVTGAHAISGALYKSLAYSPVDSFEMLSTMVYYALVIAVRADHQAKTLADLIAMAKAKPDGLSYGSVGFGSTHHLAGELLNVTAGTRMVHVPYRGDSLTVTSLLAGDVPLIVGTTVLLAGQIESGAIRGLAVTSPTRTKLLPNVPSAQEAGVKGFDVRTWAGLLVPKGTPPDIVKRLNAEIQSMLADPATKAALETATGGEVRGSTPEEMRALITSETDKWSKVINDAGIPRI; this is encoded by the coding sequence ATGGCTCGATCGTTGAACGTCCTGCGCGGACGATGGTGCGCCCTGCGTTACATCGCAGTCGCGGCGGTAAGTCTGGCGTGCCTCGCGCCCTCCGTCACAGCGCAAAGCTACCCGAGCAGGCCGATCCGGCTGCTGCACGGCTTTGCGGCGGGCGGCGCCGCCGACACCATGGCGCGCATCGTCTCCGACGGCCTTTCCAAGCGGCTGGGACAGCCGGTGCTGGTGGAAGCCAAGCCGGGCGCGGGCGGCAACCTTGCCGCCGACGCCGTCGCGAAGTCGGCGCCGGACGGTTACACGATCGGTCTCGTCACCGGCGCGCACGCGATCTCGGGCGCGCTGTACAAGTCGCTCGCCTATAGCCCCGTCGACAGCTTCGAGATGCTATCGACAATGGTGTATTACGCGCTGGTGATCGCGGTTCGCGCCGACCATCAGGCGAAGACGCTGGCGGACCTGATTGCGATGGCGAAAGCCAAGCCCGACGGGCTCAGCTACGGCTCGGTCGGCTTTGGCAGCACGCATCATCTCGCCGGCGAACTCCTGAACGTAACCGCGGGCACCAGGATGGTCCACGTCCCCTATCGCGGTGACTCACTGACCGTCACCTCTCTGCTCGCCGGAGACGTTCCCTTGATCGTCGGAACCACCGTGCTGCTCGCGGGCCAAATCGAAAGCGGCGCCATTCGCGGCCTCGCGGTCACCTCGCCCACACGCACGAAGCTGCTGCCGAACGTGCCGTCCGCGCAGGAAGCCGGCGTCAAAGGTTTCGACGTGCGGACCTGGGCCGGGCTGCTGGTTCCGAAGGGCACGCCGCCGGACATCGTGAAACGGCTGAACGCGGAGATCCAGTCGATGCTGGCCGACCCCGCCACAAAGGCGGCGCTGGAGACGGCGACCGGCGGCGAGGTCCGCGGCAGCACGCCGGAGGAAATGCGCGCGCTGATAACTTCCGAAACCGACAAATGGTCGAAAGTGATAAACGACGCCGGCATTCCGCGCATCTGA
- a CDS encoding VOC family protein — translation MIKVKRLRHVTFASPNVEAQLDYYRSIIGLAVIGRDDRRVNLGTESDELTLVLEHGSASRVTATAYEVAPGLDLSDLQKSLASLHIKSEVRSDTAPGIPKTLVFNDPDGLQIELFSRWDFCKPVEPVRGLAVAKLGHVALYTPDPERAAKFFGDVLGFRVSDRIEENFVFMRCGPEHHAMNFARGTEARIHHLAFELRDASHMHQACDLLGRNRFQILWGPVRHGPGHNVAVYHHNPDRHLIELYYSMDLMLDEELGYFEPRPWHRDRPQRPKTWAGLPRDVWGVGPAKEASEFSPAMRGVK, via the coding sequence ATGATTAAGGTCAAGCGACTGCGACACGTCACCTTTGCGAGCCCGAACGTCGAGGCGCAACTCGATTACTATCGATCCATCATCGGGCTCGCCGTGATCGGGCGGGACGACCGCCGGGTTAATCTCGGAACGGAGTCCGATGAACTCACGCTCGTTCTTGAGCACGGCTCGGCCTCGCGCGTGACCGCCACTGCCTACGAGGTTGCTCCCGGACTCGATCTCTCCGACCTGCAGAAGTCGCTGGCGAGCCTCCATATCAAGTCGGAGGTCAGGAGCGACACGGCGCCCGGAATACCGAAGACGCTGGTCTTCAACGATCCGGACGGGCTTCAGATCGAGTTGTTCTCCCGGTGGGATTTCTGCAAGCCGGTCGAACCCGTCCGCGGCCTGGCGGTCGCCAAGCTCGGTCACGTCGCGCTCTATACGCCCGACCCGGAACGGGCCGCAAAATTCTTCGGCGACGTTCTCGGCTTCCGCGTCTCCGACCGGATCGAGGAGAATTTCGTCTTCATGCGTTGCGGCCCCGAACATCACGCGATGAATTTTGCACGCGGTACAGAGGCGCGCATCCACCATCTGGCGTTCGAATTGCGCGACGCCTCGCACATGCATCAGGCCTGCGATCTGCTCGGACGCAATCGGTTTCAGATTCTCTGGGGACCGGTACGGCACGGGCCCGGTCACAACGTGGCGGTCTATCACCACAATCCCGATCGCCATCTGATCGAGCTCTACTACAGCATGGACCTGATGCTTGACGAAGAGCTCGGCTATTTCGAGCCGCGTCCCTGGCATCGCGATCGTCCGCAGCGGCCGAAGACCTGGGCAGGATTGCCGCGCGACGTCTGGGGCGTCGGCCCGGCCAAGGAAGCCAGCGAATTTTCTCCGGCGATGCGCGGGGTGAAGTAA
- a CDS encoding zinc-dependent alcohol dehydrogenase family protein, producing the protein MKTVLVHRPGGPEALDYTDAPTPAPGEREVLIRARAFGVGQPDKLIRSGVYKWMPALPANPGNDLAGEIEAIGSQVTEVSVGQRVLLSARDLAQRGGCYAEYVSAPADAVHTLPENVAFEDAVCLPNYQVAWALLNNCGSSTPAHSVLVIGAAGGVGTSLVQLAKLAGMKVIGTVSTREKAAYARTMGADEVIFYRDEDVVVRTRALTGGRGVSLVLDHVCGPEFYSYLGALDKWGTIVSYNAFAGLPTENLMGEMRKYLDICPAIRCFSFHIYDHDREGRREIMRKMIGYLADGAIRPSIFKRFKLSEVRAAHELLDSGAAFGKIVMTPD; encoded by the coding sequence ATGAAAACGGTATTGGTGCATCGCCCCGGAGGCCCGGAGGCGCTCGACTACACCGACGCGCCCACACCGGCGCCAGGCGAGCGGGAGGTCCTGATCCGCGCCAGGGCCTTCGGCGTCGGCCAGCCCGACAAGCTGATCCGCAGCGGCGTCTACAAATGGATGCCGGCGCTGCCGGCCAATCCCGGCAACGACCTCGCCGGAGAGATCGAAGCCATAGGCTCGCAGGTTACCGAGGTCTCCGTCGGCCAGCGGGTGCTTCTGAGCGCGCGCGACCTTGCCCAGCGCGGCGGCTGCTACGCCGAGTACGTCTCTGCGCCCGCGGACGCCGTGCACACCCTGCCCGAAAACGTCGCGTTCGAGGACGCCGTTTGCCTGCCCAATTATCAGGTCGCCTGGGCGCTATTGAACAATTGCGGCTCCAGCACGCCGGCGCATTCGGTCCTTGTCATTGGCGCAGCCGGAGGCGTCGGCACGTCCCTCGTCCAGCTTGCAAAACTCGCCGGGATGAAGGTGATCGGAACCGTCAGCACGCGGGAGAAGGCCGCCTACGCGCGAACCATGGGCGCAGATGAGGTGATCTTCTATCGCGACGAGGACGTCGTCGTCCGCACCCGCGCCCTGACCGGCGGACGCGGCGTCAGCCTCGTGCTCGATCACGTCTGCGGCCCGGAGTTCTATTCCTATCTCGGCGCGCTCGATAAATGGGGCACCATCGTCTCCTACAATGCGTTTGCCGGTCTGCCGACCGAAAACCTGATGGGCGAGATGCGGAAGTATCTCGATATCTGCCCGGCGATCCGCTGCTTTTCCTTTCACATCTATGATCACGACCGCGAAGGCCGGCGCGAAATCATGCGCAAGATGATCGGCTATCTCGCCGATGGCGCCATCCGCCCGTCGATCTTCAAGCGCTTCAAGCTCTCGGAAGTGCGCGCCGCGCATGAACTGCTCGATTCCGGTGCGGCATTCGGCAAGATCGTGATGACACCGGATTGA
- a CDS encoding FCD domain-containing protein, which produces MTTTALKARKEFGKTLAADIAHRLRNEIVTGQLKPDESLKFDALRLSFGASFTTLREALTLLAAEGLVVAEEQRGYKVAPVTLDDLSDLTHARILIEVDLIRRSIENGDDDWEIRVISSLHRLAKIEERAPENYPVNVEWKSAHRQFHEALVSASGSPTLLAVRNSLFDRAERYRNLSALFRPHPRDKTGEHRALMQAAISRNAEQACSLIRTHIQTTSDNVAKYASGVIGSR; this is translated from the coding sequence ATGACGACGACGGCCCTCAAGGCGCGCAAGGAGTTCGGGAAGACGCTCGCCGCCGACATTGCACACCGGCTGCGCAACGAGATCGTCACCGGTCAGCTCAAGCCGGACGAATCGCTGAAATTCGACGCATTGCGGCTGTCGTTCGGCGCCAGCTTCACGACCCTGCGCGAAGCGCTGACACTGCTGGCGGCGGAAGGCCTGGTCGTCGCCGAGGAACAGCGGGGCTACAAGGTCGCGCCGGTCACACTGGATGATCTGTCGGATCTCACGCATGCGCGCATCCTGATCGAGGTCGATCTGATCCGGCGGTCCATCGAGAATGGCGATGATGACTGGGAGATAAGGGTTATTTCATCCCTGCATCGGCTCGCCAAGATCGAGGAGCGGGCGCCTGAAAACTACCCCGTCAACGTGGAATGGAAATCGGCGCATCGCCAGTTCCATGAGGCGCTGGTGTCGGCATCGGGCTCGCCGACACTGCTTGCCGTGCGAAATTCCCTGTTCGATCGCGCCGAGCGCTACCGCAATCTGTCGGCACTGTTCCGGCCGCATCCGCGCGACAAGACCGGTGAGCACCGGGCCTTGATGCAGGCCGCCATAAGCCGCAACGCCGAGCAGGCCTGCAGTCTGATACGCACGCACATCCAGACCACCTCCGACAACGTGGCGAAATACGCCTCCGGCGTGATCGGCTCCCGCTGA
- a CDS encoding fumarylacetoacetate hydrolase family protein, giving the protein MRLLSFLNDGRETWGAIAGDGVVDLGSKLPYATLQDFIASGDFQKRDHIVAGFKPDLKLSDIKYLPVIPRPEKIVCAVRNYLDHHQEAVAFGMQRELTAFPPIFLRVWRSQVGHNAPVIRPKVSTHLDWEGELAVIIGKPGRHISEADAMQHVAGYSIYNDVSVRDYQRHAQQIAAGKNFVGTGPFGPWMVTTDELPDPTKLKLETRVNGNVVQKSDTSFLIFSIPRLINYASEIFDLMPGDVIATGTPAGVGFTRKPPMFLVPGDVVEVEVEKIGVLRNPVVDESAQS; this is encoded by the coding sequence ATGCGGCTGCTTTCATTTCTGAACGACGGCAGGGAGACCTGGGGAGCGATCGCCGGCGACGGCGTGGTCGATCTCGGCAGCAAACTCCCTTACGCCACGCTGCAGGACTTCATCGCCAGCGGCGATTTCCAAAAGCGCGATCATATCGTCGCAGGCTTCAAGCCGGACCTGAAGCTGTCCGACATCAAGTACCTTCCAGTTATTCCCCGCCCCGAGAAAATCGTTTGCGCCGTGCGCAACTATCTCGACCATCATCAGGAAGCGGTTGCCTTCGGCATGCAGCGGGAGCTCACGGCGTTTCCGCCGATCTTCCTGCGGGTCTGGCGCTCTCAGGTCGGCCACAACGCACCGGTCATTCGCCCCAAAGTATCGACCCATCTGGATTGGGAGGGCGAGCTTGCCGTGATCATCGGCAAGCCGGGCCGCCATATTTCCGAGGCCGATGCCATGCAGCACGTCGCCGGTTACTCGATCTACAACGATGTCAGCGTGCGCGATTATCAGCGGCACGCCCAGCAGATCGCAGCCGGCAAAAATTTCGTCGGCACGGGACCGTTCGGGCCCTGGATGGTGACGACGGACGAGTTGCCCGATCCGACCAAACTGAAGCTCGAGACCCGCGTCAACGGCAACGTCGTTCAGAAATCGGACACCTCGTTCCTGATCTTCTCGATTCCGCGGCTGATCAACTACGCCTCCGAGATTTTCGACCTCATGCCGGGCGACGTCATTGCCACGGGCACGCCGGCAGGCGTCGGTTTTACGCGCAAGCCGCCGATGTTCCTGGTGCCGGGCGACGTCGTCGAAGTCGAAGTGGAGAAGATCGGCGTGCTGCGAAATCCCGTTGTCGATGAGAGCGCACAATCGTGA
- a CDS encoding amino acid synthesis family protein produces the protein MTAYDIRKTQVSIEEIWHERGPRRAQPLLVGTVLAVINNPYAGRYEPDLMPFQADLRDLGRQLARTLCERLGGKDTIEAYGKGAIVGGDGELEHGAVWHEAGGAAVREVIAQAKAIVPAAKTIGALGTRLMVPLGHIEAAYVRSHFGTAEMTIWDAPRRDEIVFGLAMATGGRTHARIGGLSVDAISVHDGQR, from the coding sequence GTGACGGCTTACGATATCCGCAAGACGCAGGTCTCGATCGAGGAAATCTGGCACGAGCGCGGGCCGCGCCGGGCGCAGCCGCTCTTGGTCGGGACCGTGCTCGCCGTCATCAACAATCCCTATGCCGGCCGCTATGAGCCGGACCTGATGCCGTTTCAGGCCGATTTGCGCGATCTCGGCCGCCAACTGGCGAGAACGCTGTGCGAACGGCTGGGCGGCAAGGACACCATCGAAGCCTATGGCAAGGGCGCGATCGTCGGCGGTGACGGCGAACTCGAGCACGGCGCGGTCTGGCACGAGGCCGGTGGTGCGGCGGTCCGCGAAGTGATCGCGCAGGCCAAGGCGATCGTTCCCGCGGCCAAGACCATTGGCGCGCTTGGCACTAGGCTGATGGTGCCGCTCGGCCACATCGAGGCGGCCTATGTCCGCAGCCATTTCGGCACCGCCGAGATGACGATCTGGGACGCGCCGCGGCGCGACGAAATCGTGTTCGGGCTTGCCATGGCGACCGGCGGCCGCACGCACGCGCGGATCGGCGGGCTTTCGGTCGACGCGATTTCAGTGCACGACGGGCAACGATAG
- a CDS encoding alpha-hydroxy acid oxidase, producing MPDVLDKSASLTAPPATVTRTESTVPRALQKYLALDDFEAVARRRLPKFLYGYISGGAETDAAMRDNRKALDEYGFVPRVLNDVSGRDQTTTLFGKTYASPFGIPPMGSSALSAYRGDIALTKAAQAENVPMILSASSLITLEDVRAANQAAWYQAYLAGLPERIEPLVDRVAAAGYDTFVVTADVPVPPNRENNIRNGFQVPLAITPRVFWDTVTHPHWLFGTWARTIMNHGMPHFENMDAKRGPPVLAKNLMRNIGARDQLAWKHVELIRKKWKGKLVVKGLVSPADARIARESGVDGVMLSNHGGRQLDYTMSGLRTLPEIAAEAKGMTVMVDGGIRRGTDVIKALALGAHFVWIGRPFLYAAIAGGEAGVQRAITLLKAEIDRDLALSGIRSISEITPDLVRKF from the coding sequence ATGCCCGACGTGCTCGACAAATCCGCAAGCCTGACAGCGCCGCCCGCAACCGTGACCCGCACCGAGAGCACGGTGCCGCGGGCTTTACAAAAATATCTCGCGCTCGACGATTTCGAGGCTGTCGCGCGGCGCCGGCTTCCAAAATTCCTCTACGGCTACATCTCCGGCGGCGCCGAGACCGACGCGGCGATGCGCGACAACCGCAAGGCCCTCGACGAATACGGTTTTGTGCCGCGCGTGCTCAACGACGTCTCCGGCCGCGACCAGACCACCACCCTGTTCGGCAAGACCTATGCTTCGCCGTTCGGCATTCCGCCGATGGGCTCTTCGGCGCTATCAGCCTATCGCGGCGATATCGCGCTGACGAAGGCGGCGCAGGCCGAGAACGTGCCGATGATTCTCAGCGCGTCGTCGCTGATCACACTGGAGGATGTGCGCGCCGCCAACCAGGCGGCGTGGTATCAGGCCTATCTTGCCGGCCTGCCGGAGCGGATCGAGCCGCTGGTCGATCGCGTGGCGGCGGCGGGCTACGACACCTTCGTCGTCACCGCCGATGTGCCGGTGCCGCCGAACCGCGAGAACAACATCCGCAACGGCTTTCAGGTGCCGCTCGCGATCACGCCGCGCGTGTTCTGGGACACGGTCACCCATCCGCACTGGCTGTTCGGCACCTGGGCGCGCACGATCATGAACCACGGCATGCCGCATTTCGAGAACATGGATGCCAAGCGCGGCCCGCCGGTGCTGGCGAAAAACCTGATGCGCAATATCGGCGCCCGCGACCAGCTCGCCTGGAAGCATGTCGAATTGATCCGCAAGAAGTGGAAAGGCAAGCTCGTCGTCAAGGGCCTGGTCTCGCCGGCGGATGCGCGCATCGCGCGCGAGAGCGGCGTCGACGGCGTGATGCTGTCCAACCATGGCGGCCGCCAGCTCGACTACACGATGTCGGGCCTGCGTACGCTGCCGGAGATCGCGGCGGAGGCAAAGGGCATGACGGTCATGGTCGACGGCGGCATCCGCCGCGGCACCGACGTGATCAAGGCGCTGGCGCTCGGCGCGCATTTCGTCTGGATCGGCCGTCCGTTCCTCTATGCGGCGATTGCCGGCGGCGAAGCCGGCGTGCAGCGCGCGATCACGCTGCTCAAAGCCGAGATCGACCGCGACCTCGCGCTATCAGGTATTCGCTCGATCAGCGAGATCACGCCGGATCTGGTGAGGAAGTTCTGA
- a CDS encoding MlaD family protein: protein MKVRASNLMIGTLTLALIGGSLGGFLGYQKFVSAKQKVPFRVIFEGSASGLRRGGSVNFAGIRVGEVVSLKLDHPRRVVALAMIDGNTPVKSDTQVGLEFQGLTGIAAISFTGGSDEAAPPPKGADGIPELTADPEGTLNTQEKIRVALRNVDRVIADNEVAVKDTLRNFETFTASLSGDGEKITSIIATAENSVDAVDGALTKTKDFFGGLASDKYGGELLPTVISMRELIESFDKKSGQLIADTRKMLGEVSASVNKAGQKFGGPPPRR from the coding sequence ATGAAGGTTCGCGCCAGCAATCTGATGATCGGCACCCTGACCCTGGCCCTGATCGGGGGATCGCTGGGCGGGTTTCTTGGCTACCAGAAGTTCGTCAGCGCCAAGCAGAAGGTGCCGTTCCGGGTAATCTTCGAAGGTTCGGCTTCCGGCCTGCGCAGGGGCGGCAGCGTGAATTTTGCCGGCATCCGGGTCGGCGAGGTGGTGTCGCTGAAGCTCGACCATCCGCGCCGCGTCGTGGCGCTGGCCATGATCGACGGCAACACGCCGGTGAAAAGCGACACGCAAGTCGGCCTCGAATTTCAGGGACTGACAGGGATTGCGGCGATCTCCTTCACGGGTGGATCGGACGAGGCAGCGCCGCCGCCAAAGGGCGCGGACGGCATTCCGGAATTGACCGCCGATCCGGAAGGGACGCTCAACACCCAGGAAAAAATCCGCGTGGCGCTGCGCAACGTCGACCGGGTGATCGCCGACAACGAGGTGGCGGTCAAGGATACGCTGCGGAATTTCGAGACGTTCACGGCCTCCCTGTCCGGTGACGGCGAGAAGATCACCAGCATCATCGCAACCGCCGAAAATAGCGTCGACGCCGTCGACGGCGCGCTGACCAAGACCAAGGACTTTTTCGGCGGCCTCGCCAGCGACAAATATGGCGGCGAATTGCTGCCGACCGTGATCTCGATGCGCGAGCTGATCGAAAGTTTCGACAAGAAATCCGGGCAATTGATCGCCGACACGCGAAAAATGCTCGGCGAGGTCAGCGCGTCCGTCAACAAGGCGGGCCAGAAATTCGGCGGGCCGCCCCCCCGGCGCTAA